A region of Leifsonia xyli DNA encodes the following proteins:
- a CDS encoding GntR family transcriptional regulator translates to MSEVQLTARSLEQLLGSWRTSAAGYQALADRIRLLVLDGRIPIGTRLPAERDLAGRLELSRTTVAAAYRQLREGGFVDSVRGSGSVTRLPGRTLPLPAVAGEGMLDFTKASLPAASTLAAAARAAADDLPRFLPDPGYDPVGLPHLREEIADRYTRRGLPTEPEQILVTVGAQQAIALIARTFLQRGDRVVIEVPTYPHAIEAMRLAGARLVPITVTAPEEGPHRLGDEPDGWDADAIEQTFRRANPALAYLIPDFHNPTGATMSPGTRQRVLAAAAGHGAIVVADETTAELDIDRVGDYLPMPRYADPASPPAPIIMIGSASKTLWGGLRIGWIRADRAHVQRLIGAKPASDLGTPIIEQLVVARMIPQLEQIAEERREQLREGRAIVRRLVAETFPDWTVPVQHGGMTAWVGIGAPVSSALALAARSHGLLIAAGPRFGIDGAFERFLRIPITYSEQEYDRAFGALARAWAVAANEPVPYFDSGALPSVV, encoded by the coding sequence ATGTCGGAAGTCCAGCTCACCGCCCGATCCCTCGAGCAGCTCCTGGGGTCGTGGCGCACCTCCGCGGCCGGGTACCAGGCGCTCGCCGACCGCATCCGGCTCCTGGTGCTCGACGGCCGCATCCCGATCGGCACCCGGTTGCCCGCCGAGCGCGACCTCGCCGGCCGCCTCGAGCTCAGCCGCACCACCGTGGCCGCCGCCTACCGCCAGCTGCGCGAGGGCGGTTTCGTCGACAGCGTGCGCGGGTCCGGCAGCGTCACCCGGCTGCCCGGCCGCACCCTCCCACTCCCGGCGGTCGCCGGCGAGGGGATGCTCGACTTCACCAAGGCGTCGCTGCCCGCCGCCTCCACCCTGGCGGCGGCGGCGCGCGCCGCCGCCGACGACCTGCCGCGGTTCCTGCCCGACCCCGGCTACGACCCGGTCGGGCTCCCGCACCTGCGGGAGGAGATCGCGGACCGCTACACGCGTCGCGGCCTGCCCACCGAGCCCGAGCAGATCCTCGTCACCGTGGGCGCCCAGCAGGCCATCGCGCTGATCGCGCGGACGTTCCTGCAGCGCGGCGACCGCGTCGTGATCGAGGTGCCGACCTACCCGCACGCGATCGAGGCGATGCGGCTGGCCGGGGCGCGGCTCGTGCCCATCACGGTGACGGCGCCCGAGGAGGGTCCGCACCGTCTCGGCGACGAGCCCGACGGATGGGACGCGGACGCGATCGAGCAGACGTTCCGCCGCGCCAACCCGGCGCTGGCCTACCTCATCCCGGACTTCCACAACCCGACCGGCGCCACCATGTCCCCGGGCACGCGGCAGCGGGTGCTCGCCGCCGCCGCCGGTCATGGCGCGATCGTCGTCGCCGACGAGACCACCGCCGAGCTCGACATCGACCGTGTCGGCGACTACCTGCCCATGCCGCGGTACGCCGACCCGGCCTCCCCGCCGGCGCCGATCATCATGATCGGGTCCGCGAGCAAGACGCTCTGGGGCGGCCTGCGGATCGGGTGGATCCGCGCCGACCGCGCCCACGTCCAGCGACTGATCGGGGCGAAGCCGGCGAGCGACCTGGGCACGCCGATCATCGAGCAGCTCGTCGTCGCGCGCATGATCCCGCAGCTCGAGCAGATCGCGGAGGAGCGGCGGGAGCAGCTGCGGGAGGGACGCGCGATCGTGCGCCGGCTCGTCGCGGAGACATTCCCCGACTGGACGGTGCCCGTCCAGCACGGCGGCATGACGGCGTGGGTGGGGATCGGCGCGCCGGTCAGCTCGGCCCTCGCGCTCGCGGCGCGGAGCCACGGTCTGCTCATCGCCGCCGGGCCCCGCTTCGGCATCGATGGCGCGTTCGAGCGCTTCCTGCGCATCCCGATCACCTACTCGGAGCAGGAGTACGACCGTGCGTTCGGCGCCCTGGCGCGCGCGTGGGCGGTGGCCGCGAACGAGCCGGTGCCGTATTTCGACAGCGGTGCGCTGCCCAGCGTGGTGTGA
- a CDS encoding MerR family transcriptional regulator, which produces MDWSIQDIARIAGTTSRTLRHYDAVGLLRPSRVGGNGYRYYDRDSLVRLQRILLLRELGLGLDAIGRVLDDRTDAVPALRDHLAWLQAERERLARQIASVESTIHAVEEGEEIVAEKMFDGFDHTQYKEEVEQRWGKDAYAASDRWWRSKTPEERREWQQRQEQLARDWQAAAASGIAPDSDEAQALARRHAEWLAGIPGTPGYGTGAPVAAYLTGLGEMYVADDRFAANYGGREGAAFVRDALRAYAAAHLA; this is translated from the coding sequence ATGGACTGGTCCATCCAGGACATCGCGCGGATCGCCGGCACCACCAGCCGCACGCTGCGCCACTACGACGCCGTCGGGCTGCTCCGTCCGAGCCGGGTCGGCGGCAACGGCTACCGGTACTACGACCGCGACTCCCTTGTGCGGCTGCAGCGCATCCTCCTGCTCCGCGAGCTCGGCCTCGGCCTCGACGCCATCGGCCGCGTGCTCGACGACCGGACGGATGCGGTCCCCGCCCTGCGCGACCACCTCGCGTGGTTACAGGCGGAGCGGGAACGGCTGGCGCGGCAGATCGCGTCGGTCGAGTCGACGATCCACGCAGTGGAGGAAGGAGAGGAGATCGTGGCCGAGAAGATGTTCGACGGGTTCGATCACACGCAGTACAAGGAGGAGGTCGAGCAGCGCTGGGGGAAGGATGCGTACGCGGCGTCCGACCGGTGGTGGCGCAGCAAGACGCCGGAGGAGCGGCGGGAGTGGCAGCAGCGTCAGGAGCAGCTGGCGCGGGACTGGCAGGCCGCGGCCGCGTCGGGCATCGCCCCCGACTCGGACGAGGCGCAGGCCTTGGCTCGCCGTCACGCGGAGTGGCTGGCCGGCATCCCCGGCACGCCCGGCTACGGCACGGGCGCTCCCGTCGCCGCGTACCTGACCGGCCTCGGCGAGATGTACGTCGCCGACGACCGCTTCGCCGCCAACTACGGCGGCCGCGAGGGTGCCGCCTTCGTCCGCGACGCCCTGCGCGCCTACGCCGCCGCCCACCTCGCCTAG
- a CDS encoding DNA-binding protein, with the protein MIGDPLPSEKLEGQLLPKHLALPIFASDALSSVAYAPQELLMILLLGGLAFLTFAPWVAAAVVVLLITVVLSYRQLVKAYPSGGGDYEVAHKNLGEKAGLVVASALLVDYVLTVAVSVASGVDNVISALPFLAPWRVELAILCVVIIAAVNLRGVRESSKAFALPTYIFIGSIALMIVTALVRTVFGDAPVAESAGYQVHADSLTQAAVVLLLLRAFSSGCSALTGVEAVANGVPAFRTPKIRNARVTLGLMGGIAITLFAGLTATALISGVHYAENPCDLQGWAQCATQPQRSLIAQIAAATFGNNTFFFFLVQAATAVVLLLAANTAFNGFPLLGSVLARDSYAPKALNTRGDRLVYSNGMIILALAATVLLVVYQANLTQLIQLYIIGVFVSFTLGQSGMVKHWITLLRSGGQTGRERTGIIRSLCINAFGACLTAIVLIVVTITKFTHGAYLVFIFMPILWFLMLGVNRYYRDVEKEIEVDPITTFGSVGDHAIVLIGKMQKPALKALDYAIAARHDSIEAVHVSIEEEATQKLQRQWIEQNIHVPLTIIESPYRDFGVPLVKYLKHRREEHGSEVVTVYLPQYIVGHWWETILHNHRARRISKQLMLCHGVTVALVPWLLDSSSLIYGRRSRPLPGQDRRGEPVRPVARRPLVPASKAHTRIHIHEVPITMDAPAQTAEQVASTIPEPEAQPSAETVGSGSAQKKVPARAKR; encoded by the coding sequence TTGATCGGCGACCCGCTTCCGAGCGAAAAGCTCGAAGGACAGCTGCTCCCGAAGCACCTCGCCCTACCCATCTTCGCCTCCGACGCCCTCTCCAGCGTGGCCTACGCCCCGCAGGAGCTGCTGATGATCCTGCTGCTCGGCGGGCTGGCGTTCCTCACCTTCGCCCCGTGGGTCGCCGCGGCCGTCGTCGTCCTGCTCATCACCGTCGTCCTGAGCTACCGCCAGCTGGTCAAGGCGTACCCGTCGGGCGGCGGCGACTACGAGGTGGCGCACAAGAACCTCGGCGAGAAGGCCGGGCTGGTCGTCGCCTCTGCGCTGCTCGTGGACTACGTGCTCACCGTCGCGGTGTCCGTCGCGTCGGGCGTCGACAACGTGATCTCGGCATTGCCGTTCCTCGCGCCGTGGCGCGTCGAGCTGGCCATTCTCTGCGTCGTCATCATCGCCGCGGTCAACCTGCGCGGCGTGCGCGAGTCGTCCAAGGCGTTCGCCCTCCCGACGTACATCTTCATCGGCAGCATCGCGCTGATGATCGTCACCGCCCTCGTCCGCACGGTCTTCGGCGACGCCCCCGTCGCCGAGTCCGCCGGCTACCAGGTGCACGCCGACTCGCTGACCCAGGCCGCGGTCGTGCTGCTGCTCCTCCGCGCGTTCTCCAGTGGATGCTCGGCCCTGACAGGTGTCGAGGCCGTCGCCAACGGCGTGCCCGCGTTCCGCACCCCGAAGATCCGGAACGCCCGGGTCACTCTGGGCCTCATGGGCGGCATCGCCATCACGCTGTTCGCCGGGCTGACCGCGACCGCGCTGATCAGCGGCGTCCACTACGCCGAGAACCCCTGCGACCTGCAGGGCTGGGCGCAGTGCGCCACGCAGCCGCAGCGCAGCCTGATCGCGCAGATCGCCGCAGCCACCTTCGGCAACAACACGTTCTTCTTCTTCCTGGTGCAGGCCGCGACCGCCGTCGTGCTGCTGCTCGCGGCGAACACCGCCTTCAACGGCTTCCCGCTGCTCGGCTCGGTGCTCGCCCGCGACTCGTACGCCCCGAAGGCGCTCAACACCCGCGGCGACCGCCTGGTCTACTCGAACGGCATGATCATCCTGGCTCTGGCCGCGACCGTGCTGCTGGTCGTCTATCAGGCCAACCTGACCCAGCTCATCCAGCTCTACATCATCGGCGTCTTCGTCTCGTTCACCCTCGGCCAGTCCGGGATGGTGAAGCACTGGATCACGCTGCTGCGGTCCGGCGGCCAGACCGGACGGGAGCGCACCGGCATCATCCGGTCGCTCTGCATCAACGCGTTCGGCGCGTGCCTGACGGCGATCGTGCTCATCGTCGTCACGATCACGAAGTTCACGCACGGCGCGTACCTCGTCTTCATCTTCATGCCGATCCTCTGGTTCCTCATGCTCGGCGTGAACCGGTACTACCGCGATGTCGAGAAGGAGATCGAGGTCGACCCGATCACCACGTTCGGCAGCGTCGGCGACCACGCGATCGTGCTCATCGGCAAGATGCAGAAGCCGGCACTGAAGGCGCTGGACTACGCGATCGCGGCGCGGCACGACTCCATCGAGGCGGTCCACGTCTCGATCGAGGAGGAGGCGACCCAGAAGCTGCAGCGCCAGTGGATCGAGCAGAACATCCACGTGCCGCTCACGATCATCGAGTCGCCGTACCGCGACTTCGGCGTGCCGCTGGTGAAGTATCTCAAGCACCGGCGCGAGGAGCACGGCTCCGAGGTCGTCACCGTCTACCTGCCGCAGTACATCGTGGGGCACTGGTGGGAGACCATCCTGCACAACCACCGTGCCCGCCGCATCAGCAAGCAGCTCATGCTGTGCCACGGCGTCACGGTCGCGCTGGTGCCCTGGCTGCTCGACTCCTCGTCGCTGATCTACGGGCGCCGGTCGCGCCCGCTCCCCGGCCAGGACCGCCGCGGCGAGCCGGTGCGCCCCGTCGCACGGCGGCCGCTGGTGCCGGCGTCGAAGGCGCACACGCGCATCCACATCCACGAGGTGCCGATCACGATGGACGCGCCGGCGCAGACCGCGGAGCAGGTCGCCTCGACGATCCCCGAGCCGGAGGCGCAGCCGTCGGCCGAGACCGTCGGCTCGGGCTCGGCGCAGAAGAAGGTGCCGGCGCGCGCCAAGCGCTAG
- a CDS encoding PadR family transcriptional regulator: protein MSPVFSHGSLRLYLLSLLDESPRHGYELIQALTDRFGGTYSPSAGTIYPRLAKLEEEGLVTKTTEGRKTVYAITDAGRAELAARRPELDAIEDEVTDSVRRLADEVRAGVNDAMRTLRAELASAAREAKRNASRVDPRQEARDADRDARMAGNAAVRDAEAALNEFRQELRTDLRSYAARGALPEDAVPFLKGELDRVRRAVAEALAGR, encoded by the coding sequence GTGAGTCCCGTCTTCTCGCACGGCAGCCTCCGGCTGTACCTGCTCAGCCTGCTCGACGAGTCTCCGCGGCACGGCTACGAGCTCATCCAGGCGCTCACCGACCGGTTCGGGGGCACCTACAGCCCGAGCGCCGGCACCATCTACCCCCGGCTGGCGAAGCTGGAGGAGGAGGGCCTGGTCACCAAGACCACCGAGGGCCGCAAGACCGTCTACGCCATCACGGACGCCGGCCGCGCCGAGCTGGCCGCGCGTCGTCCGGAGCTCGACGCGATCGAGGACGAGGTCACGGATTCGGTGCGCCGTCTCGCCGACGAGGTGCGCGCGGGCGTCAACGACGCCATGCGCACGCTGCGCGCCGAACTCGCGTCGGCAGCCCGCGAGGCGAAGCGGAACGCCTCCCGCGTCGACCCGCGCCAGGAGGCGCGCGACGCCGATCGGGATGCGCGGATGGCCGGCAACGCGGCCGTCCGCGACGCGGAGGCGGCGCTCAACGAGTTCCGGCAGGAGCTGCGGACCGACCTGCGGTCGTACGCGGCGCGCGGCGCGCTCCCGGAGGATGCCGTCCCGTTCCTGAAGGGCGAGCTCGACCGGGTCCGCCGCGCGGTCGCGGAGGCGCTGGCCGGACGTTGA
- a CDS encoding antibiotic biosynthesis monooxygenase, whose translation MSPQEPLLDAPRARRLPITVSITRRVDGSRLADVTRWVQSGVNLANTYEGFLGSGWVRAHADSDDWHMLYRFADAATLEAWEASDDRADWLYEGRELVEVSRVERRTGIEGWFDEPQPGVPAAPPRWKQAVTIWLGFFPLSLLFTYLTVTFVPGWHTLWPLATVLISTLCLTPTMTYVLLPFVTRMLQPWLKR comes from the coding sequence ATGTCTCCACAAGAGCCTCTGCTGGATGCGCCACGAGCGCGTCGCCTCCCGATCACCGTGTCCATCACCCGCCGCGTCGACGGCAGTCGCCTGGCTGATGTCACCCGCTGGGTGCAGTCGGGTGTGAACCTCGCGAACACCTACGAGGGCTTCCTCGGCTCAGGATGGGTGCGCGCCCACGCCGACTCCGATGACTGGCACATGCTGTACCGCTTCGCGGACGCGGCGACCCTGGAGGCCTGGGAGGCCTCGGACGACCGCGCCGACTGGCTGTACGAGGGCCGCGAGCTCGTCGAGGTGTCCCGCGTCGAGCGGCGCACGGGAATCGAGGGCTGGTTCGACGAGCCGCAGCCGGGCGTCCCGGCCGCACCGCCGCGGTGGAAGCAGGCGGTGACTATCTGGCTCGGCTTCTTCCCGCTGTCGCTCCTGTTCACCTACCTGACGGTCACCTTCGTCCCCGGCTGGCACACGCTGTGGCCCCTCGCCACGGTGCTGATCAGCACGCTGTGCCTGACGCCGACCATGACGTATGTGCTGCTGCCGTTCGTCACCCGGATGCTGCAACCCTGGCTCAAGCGCTGA
- a CDS encoding transcriptional regulator, with the protein MGLQPTVSDVADVAGVSRQTVSNVLNAPELVRPETRERVQAAIHTLGYRPHASARRLRTQKSSTIGIRLDPITQDGISGSILDRFLHALTEQADRQGLRVLLFTASGPDDEIEQFRRLSDAADVDAFVLTSTFHGDPRTEWLIEHGQSFVTFGRPWGIDDMTDPQHLWVDVDGRAGVRDATSYLLLKGLRRIAFVGWPSGSGTGDDRRAGWLDAMRGGSGLAEDELRRLDAAVEDVVPFGAEAFRRLEADAGPIEGVVCASDSLALGVLTATGGRIPVVGYDDTPVAASLGFSSVGQQLDEVAAGVLELLTGAHGGRVRTDEEVADPRHRLVAPRLVVREGPTLISGR; encoded by the coding sequence ATGGGACTGCAGCCCACCGTCAGCGATGTCGCGGACGTCGCCGGTGTCTCCCGCCAGACCGTCTCCAACGTCCTCAACGCACCCGAACTCGTGCGCCCGGAGACGCGGGAGCGCGTCCAGGCGGCCATCCATACGCTCGGCTACCGGCCGCACGCCTCCGCGCGCCGGCTGCGCACCCAGAAGAGCTCGACGATCGGCATCCGCCTCGATCCGATCACGCAGGACGGCATCTCCGGCAGCATCCTCGATCGCTTCCTGCACGCGCTCACCGAGCAGGCCGACCGGCAGGGTCTGCGCGTGCTGCTGTTCACCGCGTCCGGGCCCGACGACGAGATCGAGCAGTTCCGCCGCCTCTCCGACGCCGCCGACGTCGACGCCTTCGTGCTGACCTCGACCTTCCACGGCGACCCGCGCACTGAGTGGCTGATCGAGCACGGACAGTCGTTCGTCACCTTCGGGCGGCCCTGGGGCATCGACGACATGACCGATCCGCAGCACCTCTGGGTGGATGTGGACGGCCGCGCCGGCGTGCGGGACGCGACCTCCTACCTCCTCTTAAAGGGGCTGCGCCGCATCGCGTTCGTCGGCTGGCCCAGCGGGTCCGGCACCGGCGACGACCGCCGGGCGGGCTGGCTCGATGCGATGCGAGGCGGCAGCGGTCTCGCCGAGGACGAGCTCCGCCGCCTCGACGCCGCGGTCGAGGACGTCGTGCCGTTCGGCGCAGAGGCATTCCGCCGCCTGGAGGCGGACGCCGGCCCGATCGAGGGCGTGGTGTGCGCGTCCGACTCGCTCGCCCTGGGCGTGCTCACGGCGACCGGAGGCCGCATCCCGGTCGTCGGCTACGACGACACCCCGGTCGCTGCGTCGCTCGGCTTCTCGAGCGTCGGGCAGCAGCTCGACGAGGTCGCCGCGGGCGTCCTCGAACTCCTCACCGGCGCCCACGGCGGCCGGGTGCGGACGGACGAGGAGGTCGCCGATCCACGGCACCGCCTGGTGGCGCCGCGGCTCGTGGTCCGGGAGGGGCCGACGCTCATCAGCGGGCGTTGA
- a CDS encoding sugar ABC transporter substrate-binding protein: MRKITHRRLAAGAVAAATALALTACGSGFGGSSNGGDSGKLTSSDKALTVMIGSSGDAETNAVKSAVSDWSKSSGTKASVVAASDLNQQLSQGFAAKKPADVFYLSTDALAGYASNGSLLAYGDQLSNKSDFYPSLVKSFTYDGKFYCAPKDFSTLQLVINTDAWKAAGLTDADIPKTWDQLESVAKKLTTGSQVGLGISGEYARIGSFMVQAGGNLMNDDSTKATANSDANVQALDEVKKMLNGGELKYAKDLGAGWGGEAFGKGLAAMTIEGNWITGALKSDFPNIKYTIAELPKGPAGAGTLQFTNCWGIAADSPNQAAALKLVEKLTSKGDQLAFSKAFGPMPSIKSAADEWKSANPDLVPFLNAADYAKGVPTAKGSADVVTDLNSKLESLATGDPKSILDTTQKNLEALLK, translated from the coding sequence ATGCGCAAAATCACACACCGCCGGCTCGCGGCCGGCGCCGTCGCAGCGGCGACAGCGCTCGCCCTGACCGCCTGCGGCTCCGGATTCGGCGGCAGCAGCAACGGGGGCGACTCCGGCAAGCTCACCTCGTCGGACAAGGCGCTCACCGTCATGATCGGCTCGTCCGGCGACGCCGAGACGAACGCGGTCAAGTCAGCGGTCAGCGACTGGTCGAAGAGCTCGGGCACCAAGGCGAGCGTCGTGGCGGCGAGCGACCTGAACCAGCAGCTCTCGCAGGGCTTCGCGGCGAAGAAGCCGGCGGACGTCTTCTACCTGTCGACCGACGCGCTCGCCGGGTACGCATCCAACGGCTCCCTGCTCGCATACGGCGACCAGCTCAGCAACAAGAGCGACTTCTACCCGAGCCTGGTCAAGTCCTTCACCTACGACGGCAAGTTCTACTGCGCGCCCAAGGACTTCTCGACCCTCCAGCTCGTGATCAACACCGACGCGTGGAAGGCCGCAGGGCTCACCGACGCCGACATCCCGAAGACCTGGGACCAGCTGGAGTCCGTCGCGAAGAAGCTGACCACCGGCAGCCAGGTCGGCCTCGGCATCTCCGGCGAGTACGCCCGAATCGGCTCGTTCATGGTCCAGGCCGGAGGCAACCTCATGAACGACGACAGCACCAAGGCGACGGCGAACAGCGACGCCAACGTGCAGGCGCTCGACGAGGTGAAGAAGATGCTCAACGGGGGCGAGCTCAAGTACGCCAAGGACCTCGGCGCAGGCTGGGGCGGCGAGGCGTTCGGCAAGGGCCTCGCGGCGATGACCATCGAGGGCAACTGGATCACCGGCGCTCTGAAGTCCGACTTCCCGAACATCAAGTACACGATCGCCGAGCTCCCGAAGGGACCGGCCGGCGCGGGCACCCTGCAGTTCACCAACTGCTGGGGCATCGCCGCCGACAGCCCCAACCAGGCCGCGGCGCTCAAGCTCGTGGAGAAGCTGACCAGCAAGGGCGACCAGCTCGCCTTCTCGAAGGCCTTCGGCCCGATGCCGTCGATCAAGTCGGCCGCCGACGAGTGGAAGTCGGCCAACCCCGACCTCGTCCCGTTCCTCAACGCCGCGGACTACGCCAAGGGCGTGCCGACCGCCAAGGGCTCGGCCGACGTCGTGACCGACCTCAACAGCAAGCTGGAGTCGCTGGCCACCGGCGACCCGAAGTCGATCCTCGACACCACGCAGAAGAACCTCGAAGCGCTGCTGAAGTAA
- a CDS encoding ABC transporter permease: protein MSATTSRPRRTGIRRGEAASGWLFTAPVILLLGVFLVIPVLMALWVSFSDWGGRGSPFSADVKFVGLQNYTTLLSGGGLAEQDFGMSLKNNAWYVVLVVPIQTAVSLGLAVLVNRAILRGRGFFRTAFYFPSVTSSVAITVLWLFLFSTSGAVNKVLSWFGIHGPNWFNDPSGIIHDLLAAFGITQGPAALTQNTALGVSWWDWLGGPSVAMTAYIIMAVFTTSGTFMLLFLAALQNLGGDITEAAEMDGANAWQRFWRITLPQLRPTLFTVLTLGLIGCWQVFDQIYTGTRGAPGKTTLTPAYLSYQTSFVNQSWGQGAAIAFILFVIIVVFTLFQRWVLRERKVSKRRMRLYQPALAAGTAAGGAPSSVPSTADETDRKGALR from the coding sequence ATGTCTGCAACCACGAGTCGGCCTCGTCGCACCGGGATCCGGCGCGGCGAGGCCGCCTCGGGGTGGTTGTTCACCGCCCCGGTCATCCTGCTTCTCGGCGTGTTCCTCGTCATCCCGGTGCTCATGGCGCTGTGGGTGAGCTTCTCCGACTGGGGCGGCCGCGGCAGCCCCTTCTCGGCCGACGTGAAGTTCGTCGGGCTGCAGAACTACACGACGCTGCTGAGCGGCGGCGGCCTCGCCGAGCAGGACTTCGGCATGTCGCTCAAGAACAACGCCTGGTACGTGGTGCTCGTCGTGCCCATCCAGACCGCGGTGTCGCTCGGCCTCGCGGTGCTCGTGAACCGCGCCATCCTCCGTGGCCGCGGGTTCTTCCGCACCGCCTTCTACTTCCCGTCGGTCACCAGCTCGGTCGCGATCACCGTGCTGTGGCTGTTCCTGTTCAGCACGAGCGGCGCGGTCAACAAGGTGCTGTCGTGGTTCGGCATCCACGGGCCGAACTGGTTCAACGACCCGAGCGGCATCATCCACGACCTGCTCGCCGCCTTCGGCATCACGCAGGGCCCTGCCGCGCTGACCCAGAACACGGCGCTCGGCGTCTCGTGGTGGGACTGGCTCGGCGGTCCGTCGGTCGCCATGACGGCGTACATCATCATGGCCGTCTTCACGACGAGCGGCACCTTCATGCTGCTGTTCCTCGCGGCGCTGCAGAACCTCGGCGGCGACATCACCGAGGCCGCCGAGATGGATGGCGCGAACGCCTGGCAGCGCTTCTGGCGGATCACGCTCCCCCAACTCCGCCCGACGCTGTTCACCGTGCTGACCCTCGGCCTCATCGGGTGCTGGCAGGTGTTCGACCAGATCTACACGGGGACGCGGGGCGCGCCGGGCAAGACGACGCTGACGCCGGCGTACCTCTCTTATCAGACCTCGTTCGTGAACCAGTCGTGGGGTCAGGGCGCCGCGATCGCGTTCATCCTGTTCGTCATCATCGTGGTGTTCACCCTGTTCCAGCGCTGGGTGCTCCGCGAGCGGAAGGTGTCCAAGCGACGGATGCGGCTGTACCAGCCGGCGCTGGCCGCCGGCACGGCCGCGGGCGGGGCGCCGAGCAGCGTGCCGTCCACCGCCGACGAGACCGACCGGAAGGGAGCGCTCCGATGA
- a CDS encoding ABC transporter permease produces MTTTTAQDAVSISPPPSAPRPTGRRRRSTGTIVATSITYAILVVLAVIYIMPFLIQLATSFKTDAEASANPVSLIPQTFTTAAYTKLFLNSDFPVWFGNTALVTVFVTAGRVFFDSLAGYALARLHFRGRTVVFAALVAVMSVPMVVLLIPKFLVINQLGMYDSYTGMILPLLTDAAGVFIMKNFFESIPASVEEQARIDGAGTFRVFWSIVLPMARPALITIIILSFQGSWNELAHFIVSTQSPALTTLTKGVAGLASGQLSQGSQYPLKLAAAAIMTIPVAVLFFVFQRRIMNSSEGAVKE; encoded by the coding sequence ATGACCACGACCACAGCGCAGGACGCCGTCTCGATCTCCCCGCCGCCATCGGCTCCGCGACCCACCGGCCGCCGTCGCAGGTCGACCGGGACGATCGTCGCGACCTCGATCACCTACGCGATCCTCGTCGTGCTGGCCGTGATCTACATCATGCCGTTCCTCATCCAGCTCGCGACCTCGTTCAAAACGGACGCGGAGGCCTCGGCCAACCCGGTCTCGCTGATCCCGCAGACCTTCACCACCGCCGCCTACACGAAGCTGTTCCTCAACTCCGACTTCCCGGTCTGGTTCGGTAACACCGCGCTCGTGACCGTCTTCGTCACCGCCGGGCGGGTCTTCTTCGACTCGCTGGCGGGCTACGCGCTGGCGCGTCTGCACTTCCGCGGGCGGACCGTCGTGTTCGCCGCCCTCGTCGCCGTCATGTCGGTGCCGATGGTGGTGCTGCTGATCCCGAAGTTCCTGGTCATCAACCAGCTCGGCATGTACGACTCGTACACGGGCATGATCCTGCCCCTGCTGACGGACGCCGCGGGCGTCTTCATCATGAAGAACTTCTTCGAGTCGATCCCGGCGAGCGTCGAAGAGCAGGCGCGGATCGACGGAGCCGGGACGTTCCGCGTGTTCTGGTCGATCGTGCTCCCGATGGCGCGGCCGGCGCTCATCACGATCATCATCCTGTCGTTCCAAGGGTCGTGGAACGAGCTGGCGCACTTCATCGTGTCGACGCAGAGCCCGGCGCTCACCACTCTGACCAAGGGCGTGGCGGGACTCGCGAGCGGCCAGCTCAGCCAGGGGAGCCAATACCCGCTGAAGCTCGCTGCGGCGGCGATCATGACCATCCCGGTCGCGGTGCTGTTCTTCGTCTTCCAGCGGCGCATCATGAATTCGAGCGAAGGGGCGGTGAAGGAATGA
- a CDS encoding peptidase E, translating to MTASEPTILATCGGLNAGGWTDSVYGPLLHHAIALAEVRGRAPRVTHVNTAGGDQRHVEGGELEAARAAGVDATHLRLFPHPNLPDLRDHLLRQDVIWVSGGSLVNLLAVWRAHGVDRLLAEAWRRGVVLAGGSAGALCWHEGGTTSSYGPGISAVADGLGLVPGSLAVHYDSDPSRRPAHQRAVADGILPDGYALDEGTGVVYHGHELVDIVAERPGVSVWRVERDGDGVRETRIPPRVLDEEAAA from the coding sequence ATGACGGCGAGCGAGCCGACCATCCTCGCCACGTGCGGCGGGCTGAACGCGGGAGGCTGGACGGACTCGGTCTACGGACCGCTGCTCCACCATGCGATCGCTCTAGCCGAGGTGCGCGGACGCGCGCCGCGGGTCACACACGTCAACACCGCCGGCGGCGATCAGCGGCACGTCGAAGGCGGTGAGCTGGAGGCGGCACGCGCTGCGGGCGTGGACGCGACGCACCTGCGGCTGTTCCCGCATCCGAACCTCCCGGATCTGCGTGACCACCTGCTGCGCCAGGACGTGATCTGGGTCAGCGGCGGCAGTCTCGTGAACCTGCTCGCCGTGTGGCGGGCGCACGGCGTGGACCGGCTGCTCGCCGAGGCGTGGCGGCGCGGCGTCGTGCTCGCCGGAGGGTCGGCGGGAGCGCTCTGCTGGCACGAAGGCGGGACGACGTCGTCCTACGGCCCGGGCATCTCCGCCGTCGCGGACGGGCTCGGGCTGGTGCCCGGCTCGCTCGCCGTGCACTATGACTCGGACCCGAGCCGCCGGCCGGCGCACCAGCGCGCGGTCGCCGACGGCATCCTGCCCGACGGCTACGCGCTCGACGAGGGGACTGGCGTGGTCTACCACGGCCACGAGCTCGTCGACATCGTGGCCGAGCGGCCCGGAGTCTCCGTCTGGCGCGTCGAGCGCGACGGGGACGGTGTGCGCGAGACCCGCATCCCGCCCCGGGTCCTCGACGAGGAGGCCGCCGCATGA